The following coding sequences lie in one Streptomyces sp. NBC_00510 genomic window:
- a CDS encoding DUF2516 family protein produces the protein MLVQGFYDFMGWISIALLVFALFALVDAAIRREDAYRAADKKTKAFWLIILAVAAALIAILPIMSFLPVIGLIAVIVYTVDVRPALKQVSGPRRRGGGSSSDGPYGPFNR, from the coding sequence ATGCTGGTGCAGGGCTTCTACGACTTCATGGGCTGGATCTCCATCGCCCTGCTGGTCTTCGCGCTGTTCGCGCTGGTCGACGCGGCCATCCGGCGTGAGGACGCCTACCGGGCGGCGGACAAGAAGACCAAGGCCTTCTGGCTGATCATCCTCGCCGTGGCGGCGGCGCTGATCGCGATCCTGCCGATCATGTCGTTCCTGCCGGTCATCGGCCTGATCGCGGTGATCGTCTACACGGTGGACGTGCGTCCCGCCCTCAAGCAGGTGTCCGGTCCGCGGCGGCGCGGCGGCGGCAGCAGCAGCGACGGCCCGTACGGCCCTTTCAACCGCTGA
- a CDS encoding helix-turn-helix domain-containing protein: MASLNVGTLGEYLREQRRNAQLSLRQLADAAGVSNPYLSQIERGLRKPSAEILQQLARALRISAETLYVQAGILDERDQGEGMEVRTAILADTAINEKQKQVLLQIYESFRKENAAVEEALDEQPAAPREHVAKKAAKKAVAVLKPNASGPAGPGSGDDAAAAG, translated from the coding sequence ATGGCTTCACTGAACGTCGGCACCCTCGGCGAGTACCTGCGGGAGCAGCGCCGCAACGCGCAGCTGTCCCTGCGTCAGCTCGCCGACGCCGCGGGGGTGTCCAACCCCTACCTCAGCCAGATCGAGCGCGGGCTGCGCAAGCCCAGTGCCGAGATCCTGCAGCAGCTCGCCAGGGCGCTGCGCATCTCCGCCGAGACCCTGTACGTGCAGGCGGGGATCCTCGACGAGCGGGACCAGGGCGAAGGGATGGAGGTGCGGACCGCCATCCTGGCCGACACGGCGATCAACGAGAAGCAGAAGCAAGTCCTCCTGCAGATCTACGAGTCGTTCCGCAAGGAGAACGCCGCAGTGGAGGAAGCTCTTGACGAGCAGCCCGCCGCGCCGCGCGAGCACGTGGCGAAGAAGGCGGCGAAGAAGGCTGTCGCCGTGCTGAAGCCGAACGCGTCCGGACCGGCCGGACCGGGCAGCGGCGACGACGCCGCGGCCGCCGGGTGA
- a CDS encoding 2-phosphosulfolactate phosphatase, translating to MSEEWFLQTRHGVRFEWGPEGARRIGAHVACLVVVDVLSFTTAVTVAVEAGTAVHPYAWRDATAAAYARRVGARLAVGRREVSERSPWSLSPAALRRAPYTPRLVLPSPNGSTIAAAAGEAATVVAACLRNATAVGAWLARHGYGVRDRPVAVIAAGERWPDGTLRPALEDLLGAGAVVAALRGQAPAVTLSPEARAAAAAFTGAPDPAGTVAACASGRELSGGGFPEDVAIATEFDAASVVPVLSEGAFSSRPIADRN from the coding sequence ATGAGCGAGGAATGGTTTCTGCAGACACGCCACGGGGTGCGGTTCGAGTGGGGACCGGAAGGCGCCCGGCGGATCGGGGCGCACGTGGCGTGCCTGGTCGTCGTCGACGTCCTGTCCTTCACCACCGCGGTGACGGTGGCCGTCGAGGCTGGCACCGCGGTGCACCCGTACGCCTGGCGCGACGCGACGGCGGCCGCGTACGCGCGGCGGGTCGGGGCGCGGCTGGCCGTGGGGCGGCGGGAGGTCAGCGAACGCTCGCCGTGGTCGCTGTCCCCCGCCGCCCTGCGCCGTGCGCCGTACACCCCGCGGCTGGTGCTGCCCTCGCCCAACGGATCGACGATCGCCGCGGCGGCCGGGGAGGCGGCGACCGTCGTCGCCGCCTGCCTGCGCAACGCGACCGCCGTCGGCGCGTGGCTCGCCCGGCACGGCTACGGCGTCCGGGACCGCCCCGTCGCGGTGATCGCCGCGGGCGAGCGCTGGCCCGACGGGACCCTGCGGCCCGCGCTGGAGGACCTGCTCGGCGCCGGTGCGGTCGTCGCCGCGCTGCGGGGGCAGGCCCCCGCCGTGACGCTCTCCCCCGAGGCGCGCGCCGCGGCGGCCGCCTTCACCGGGGCGCCCGACCCCGCCGGCACCGTCGCGGCCTGCGCCTCCGGGCGCGAACTCAGCGGCGGCGGTTTCCCCGAGGACGTCGCGATCGCCACCGAGTTCGACGCCGCCTCCGTCGTCCCGGTCCTCTCCGAGGGAGCCTTCTCCTCGCGGCCCATCGC
- a CDS encoding bacteriocin immunity protein yields MDLRTELLPPPVSPERLAEVAREIERIADLAGSGEPAEKAVAAFNERTGHAYLPSDFAWYDASRGLEEFAREAARPARPRVADITREELVEIVRRVDADPAGEDTDHYLLLFDCNTPHPRACDLLFHPPAGLEDAPPGRIVDAALAYRPIAL; encoded by the coding sequence GTGGACCTGCGCACCGAACTGCTCCCGCCGCCCGTCAGCCCGGAACGACTGGCGGAGGTCGCCCGTGAGATCGAGCGCATCGCGGACCTCGCCGGGTCCGGCGAACCGGCGGAGAAAGCCGTGGCAGCCTTCAACGAGCGCACGGGCCACGCCTACCTGCCGTCCGACTTCGCCTGGTACGACGCGTCGCGCGGCCTGGAGGAGTTCGCCCGGGAGGCCGCCCGGCCCGCCCGGCCGCGGGTGGCGGACATCACGCGCGAGGAACTCGTCGAGATCGTCCGCCGTGTCGATGCCGACCCGGCCGGCGAGGACACCGACCACTACCTGTTGCTCTTCGACTGCAACACCCCGCACCCCCGGGCCTGCGACCTGCTCTTCCACCCGCCGGCCGGCCTCGAGGACGCCCCGCCCGGGCGGATCGTCGACGCCGCGCTCGCCTACCGGCCGATCGCCCTGTGA
- a CDS encoding MerR family transcriptional regulator — translation MDSLTIGAFAKASRLSPKALRLYDQLGLLTPARVDPLTGYRHYAPAQLERARLVAWLRRLGMPLARIREVCALDAPAAAREIRAYWAQVEAAHGARRDLAAFLVDHLSRKDSVVNDANDANHSLELRYAALSDAGLVRPGNQDTAYAGARLLAVADGFGGEGAPAGAAAVDALKELDAGAAPGGLLDLLQDALDRADETVRGFADSGTTLTALLWSGERLALVHIGDSRAYLLRDGELFRITHDHTMVQSMVDEGRLTEAEAASHPQRSLLVRALGSGTRPAGRLPDLRLHDPRPGDRYLLCTDGLSTVVPDDELRRVLASGAGPGETVRTLVGLANAAGGPDNVSCAVADVQERSAAA, via the coding sequence ATGGACTCGCTGACGATCGGGGCGTTCGCGAAGGCGTCCCGGCTGTCGCCGAAGGCGCTGCGGCTGTACGACCAGCTGGGGCTGCTGACGCCCGCGCGGGTCGATCCGCTGACCGGCTACCGCCACTACGCGCCCGCCCAGCTGGAGCGCGCCCGGCTCGTGGCGTGGCTGCGGCGCCTGGGTATGCCGCTGGCCCGCATACGTGAGGTGTGCGCGCTGGACGCGCCCGCCGCCGCACGGGAGATCCGGGCGTACTGGGCGCAGGTCGAGGCAGCGCACGGCGCGCGGCGGGACCTGGCCGCCTTCCTCGTCGATCACCTGTCCCGGAAGGACTCCGTTGTGAACGACGCGAACGACGCGAACCACTCCCTGGAACTGCGCTACGCCGCTCTTTCCGACGCCGGCCTGGTCCGGCCCGGCAACCAGGACACCGCCTACGCCGGCGCCCGGCTGCTGGCGGTGGCCGACGGCTTCGGAGGCGAGGGGGCGCCGGCGGGCGCCGCCGCCGTCGACGCGCTGAAGGAGCTCGACGCCGGTGCCGCCCCCGGCGGTCTGCTGGACCTGCTGCAGGACGCCCTGGACCGGGCCGACGAGACCGTGCGCGGCTTCGCGGACTCGGGCACCACGCTCACCGCGCTGCTGTGGTCCGGGGAGCGGCTGGCCCTCGTCCACATCGGGGACTCACGGGCGTACCTGCTGCGCGACGGCGAGCTGTTCCGGATCACGCACGACCACACGATGGTGCAGTCGATGGTGGACGAGGGCCGGCTGACCGAGGCCGAGGCCGCCTCGCACCCCCAGCGGTCGCTGCTCGTACGGGCCTTGGGTTCCGGCACCCGTCCCGCCGGACGCCTGCCCGACCTGCGGCTGCACGACCCGCGTCCCGGCGACCGCTACCTGCTGTGCACGGACGGCCTGTCCACCGTCGTCCCGGACGACGAGCTGCGCCGGGTACTCGCCTCCGGCGCCGGACCCGGGGAGACGGTGCGCACGCTGGTCGGGCTGGCCAACGCCGCCGGCGGTCCGGACAACGTCAGTTGCGCGGTCGCCGATGTACAGGAGAGGTCCGCGGCGGCATAG